In Deferribacter autotrophicus, the sequence GGATTATGTTACTGTAAATGAGGATAAAGAAGGTAGAAGGTTTGGTTACATCTTTGCCGAGATGTATAATTCGGAACTTGGGCATTTTTTGATTAATGAACTAAAATTGGATTATGTGATAATTATCAATGCGCAGAAAAAGAAGATTTCTTTGCGCTCAAGAAAAGATATAGATGTTTCTATCATAGCTAAAAGAAATGGTGGGGGTGGTCACAAAAATGCTGCAGGATTTTCCACTGACTTTGATTTTGGTATAAATCTATTTTTAAAAAATATGGGTGTGTTATGAAAGCTGAATTTATAAAATCCGCATTCTTTGAAAAAGATTACCCGGATACTGAATTACCGGAAATAGCCTTTGTGGGTAGAAGTAATGTAGGGAAATCTTCAATGATTAATACCCTTACAAACAGAAAAAAACTTGTAAAGGTGAGTCAAAAGCCTGGGAAAACAAGAGCTATAAACTTTTTTAATATTAATGATAAAATAATATTTGTGGATTTACCGGGCTATGGTTATGCGAAGGTTTCTAAAAAAGAGCGCGAAAAATGGAAATTTATAATCGAAACTTATTTATTGAAGAGAAAGCAACTTAAATGCGTTGTATTGATTATTGATATAAGGATTGGACCTACAGAATATGATATGATGATGCTTGAGTGGTTAGAAGCTTATTCTATAGACACTGTTATTGCTCTTACCAAATCAGATAAGTTGTCAAACAATAAAATTGCAAAACAGAAGAGGGAAATTGCAGTAAAACTTGGTATGGATGAAGATAGATTTGTTATTTTTTCAAGTATCACAAGAAGAGGTCGTGATGAACTTTTACAGATTATCGAAGAGAAAGCTTTTTCTTAATATTGCATTTGCAGTTTTTGTCGTAGTTTTTTTTGTAATTACAAATATTTCAGCAAAATTAATTAAGCATGAAGGTAAAGTAACCTTTTTGCCTAACAAAGAGATTTTAAAGCCGCTTATTAAAGATATAGAAGATGCTAAAGATAGTATTTATATTGCCATGTATATGTTTAAAACAGATGATTATAAGTTTAATTACTCTACACTTATTGAAGAAGCTCTATTTGATGCATTGAAGAAAGGTGTCAAAGTATATGCAGTTTTTGACACAGGGAAAAAGAATGATATCACAACCGAATTTAATAAAGATACTGGTGAGGAATTGAGGAAAAAAGGAGCAGTTGTTTGGTATGATTCTCCTGAAAGAAGACTTCATGCAAAGGTTGTTGTTATTGATAATAAGATTATTTATCTTGGAAGTCACAACTATACTCACAGTGCTTTGAAATATAATTATGAAGCGAGTGTAAGGATTGAATCACCTGAAATGGCTAAAGAGGTGATAAGGTATATTAGAGGGATAAGATGATTATAGGGACTGTGGTCAATACTGTGGCTGTAGCTGTTGGGAGTATTATAGGTGTTACGATTGGAAAAAGAATTAAGCCGGAGATTAAAGATGCTGTTATGAAGGCGCTGGGGCTTGCAGTGGTTGTACTTGGTATCAAAATGGCTTTTGAAAAGCACGATTTCTTATTGGCGCTCATTGCCATTGTTATAGGAACAGCAGTGGGTGAAATGATAAATATTGAATTGTTTCTAGAGAATATAGGTGGTTATTTCCAACAAAAAGTCAAAAGTGAATCAGGAAATTTTGTTCTTGCTTTTGTTACTGCTTCAGTCCTGTTTTGTGTGGGTTCTATGACAATTATTGGAGCGATAAAGGATGGTCTGAGTAATGATCCTTCTGTACTTTATATAAAGAGTTTACTTGATGGGGTATCATCCATTATTCTTGCATCTACCCTGGGGATAGGAGTGTTTTTTTCTATTGTAGTGATTTTGGTGTATCAGGGGTTATTAAGTTTATTAGCCTTTAAGTTTACATTTTTATTAAATGATATGTATGTAAATGGTATTTCTGTGGTTGGTGGGATTATAATTTTAGGTATCGGTTTAAATATGCTTGGACTTACAAAGATAAAAACTGGGAATATGCTTCCATCCCTTTTCATTATACCAATCATTGATTTTTTAGCAAAAATAATAGTGTAAGTTACGCATATTAATGCGTGCCCACTGAAAACCTTTTTCCGAGCAGATGTTGGAAGATTGCCCTAAGAAGGTGAAAGTGTAAGTGGGATTGCTTTGTTTCAAGTAATTAGTTCTCACTTTTTCAGTGAGAACTCCTACGTTTTTTTGTTGTATAAGAAAATTATATTATGTAATGAATTAAGAATGGGACAGAGGACTACAGTGGGAATAAGCTTAAAAGCTTCATATTTAGTCTGTCCCCCGTCCCGAAAGTCCCTATTGGTTGATTTGGCTATCAAGCCACTGTCAAACGGGAGTTTGGATTCGGGACTAAAATATTTTAAGTGAGGTTTGACATGAAAAATGACAAATTTGCTTTCTTTATAGGTGTTGATGTTTCCAAAGATAAGTTTAATTGCGCTATTATTAACAATAAGCTTGAACTTCTCAAAGAAGCTGAATTTCAAATGGACATTGATGGTTTTAACAGCTTCTATGACTTGATTAAAAAGTATGACTCCTCTATCATTGCTCTTGAATCTACTGGCAGCTATCACATTAACCTCTTAGCATCCCTTGTATCCAAAAAGAAAGATGTCTGTCTTATTAATCCAGCTCTCATCAAAAAATTTGCCCAATCCGTTACTCTCAGAAAAACCAAAACCGATAAAATTGATGCTGTTATCATTGCTAAATTTATAGCTAAGAATATTGAACATTTCAATTATTTTGCTCTTCCTGAGTCCAATGATATTATCGCACTTGCCAGGATGAGAGAACATATTACTCAGCAGATTGCAAGAGTTAAGACTCAGCTTAAACAGCATCTTACTGTAGTATTTCCTGAACTTGTGGCAAATGCCAATGTATTTACTCAATCCATTTTGCATATCCTTAAACATATGCCTACAGCTGAAATCATCAGGAATGCTAATGAAGATGATATTCAAAAGATTCTTGATGAATTGAAGTTTGCACATAAGTCAAATATTACCCCTCAGAAGCTCATATCCCTTGCTAAATCCTCCATTGGTATTTCCTCTGATATCTGGGCTACTGTCATCAAAGAAGATGTTGAAATGCTCATATTTCTTAATAGCCGACTTGATAATATTACGAAGGAATTTATTGATAAAATAAAATCTTCCAAAAAAGATGATATGGAGATTATTACTTCTATCAAAGGAATTAATGATATTACCGCTGCCCATTTTCTTGCAGAAATTAAAGATATAAACAGATTTGCCAACAAAGGTAAACTTGCTGCCTATGCCGGGATAGATCCTGCTATTAAACAATCCGGAAGTATGTATAGTAACGGCAGAATAAGTAAAAAAGGATCCCGGTCCCTTAGGCGTATTCTTTATCTTATGGCAAGTGGTGTTATGAAGTTTAATGAGTATTTTAGAGCGTATTATTTGAAAAAGAAGGAGGAAGGTATGCCTCATAGAAAAGCTATGATTGCATTGTGTAACAAACTTGTGCGTGTACTTTATGCCATGCTTACAAAAAAAGAGGTTTTTCATATGCCTAAATTATCTTAATAATTTTTAATATTTATAGTTGACTAATTATTAATAATGATTTTATAATATTTAAGGATGTTGCACAATACAGAACATAAACAAATTTTGAAGGTGAATAACTATATACTTAACATGTTGGTAATAAAGAGATTGCTTCGCTAACGCTCAGGGTGACGACACCATTACCGTCATCGCGAGGAACGAAGTGACGAAGCGATCTCTCTCTATGTCACCAGCAAGGGCTTTTAGCCCCGAAGCAATCTTTCTCATTGATGTTTCACCCTTTCGCACAAGAGATTGCTTCGCTAACGCTCGCAATGACAAAAATAACAACGTCACCTAAGAGGAGCGTATGCTACGAAGCAATCTTTAAAATCATACTGTACAACATCCTTCTGTTAATAACTTAAGAAAACTTTCAGGTATTTTTACAGGTTTGTTTTTATTAGCATCGAAGGTGACCATTACAGTTTTTGCGGTGGCAAAAATTTTATTTTCTCCATTGTGTATCTTATAATTAAAAGTAAAACTTGTATTACCAATTTTTTCAACCATTATTGTAACAATGACTTTGTCTGAGTAGTTTATAGGTGTTTTGTATTCGCATTCTGCTTTAACAACGAGAAAAAATAACCCTTCAGCGGTTGCTTTTGAAAGGTAGTCTTTGAATAATTTTGTTCTTGCTGTTTCAAGATAAGTGAAAAATATTGCGTTGTTCACATGTCCGTATGCATCAAGATCGCTAAATCTTACTTCAATTTCGGTGCTGAATTCCATCAGATTATACTCCTAACAGTCCTTTTTTTAGGTTTTTGTCTGCTGGTTTATCACCTATGTAAATTTCAAGAATTGCTTTTGCAAGCTCTTTGGATTTTATTTCACTTATTTTGTTACCGTTGTGAATTACTGTAACTTTATCAGTTTCAAGTACCAAGTCAATATCATCTCCTTTTACAACATCAAAATTAAAAGTATTTAAAAATTTCTTAACAACATCTGACTCAGCTAAATTGGGATACGATTTTTCAAGTCCTTCTTTGAAAGCATCTTGCATCTGTTTTGCTTTGACTTTTTTATAAAGGAAATGCATTTTTATAACTATTGGGTTTTGATTTGAAATTTCTTCAAAATTTGATGATTTTTTTTCAAGATAAAGAGCTCCAATATATACTTTAATAAAAAATTTCTTTCTGTAACCAGTACCGTTTAACACAAGTGATTTACCACCTAAATCATAACCATCTGGTATTGAGATGCCGGAAACATCTTTTGCTTGCAAAGTTGAAGCAAGGATTAGACAAGATAATAAGAGCATTAATAATTTTTTCATGACATCCTCCTACGTGTTGTTTTGTTTAAGAATTTCTAAAATTCTTGTTTTATAGTCTACGATATCTTTCCTGAGTGAGGCAAGCTTTGCTATTTTTTCATCAATTTTTGCTATGTGTGAGTCAAGAATTTCAATTAGTTTTGGCATAATTTTTTCGGGTGTTTGGTGAATTTTATAAATTTGAGCAAGTTCTTGCATTTCTTTTAAAGAGATTCCAAGTTCTTTTAATTTTAAAATAAATTTCAACCTTTTGATATCATCTTTTGTGTAAATTCTGATTCCCCCCTCGAGTCTTTGGGGAGGATCCATGAGGCCTATTTCTTCATAGTATCTAATTGTTCTTGTGGTAATACCAAGCATTTCAGCAACTTCACCAATTTGAAATAATTCTTCATTATTTATTTTCATGCCTTTCACCTTTACGTTAATTACAGAATATTACTATAATTAAAACTATGTTATGTCAAGTGATAAAAATTGTATATAAACTTTACTGAAAGTTGAATGTTACAGTAGTATTTTCATGTAATAACCTAGGGTTGAATTTTTGTTCAAGATATTTAAGATAACGTTATAGATTACTTGACATTTACGTTAAACATAGTTATAAGATTGTAAAATTACAATGGGGTGAGTTATGAGAGAGGTGTATGTGGTAGAAGGGTTGAGGACGCCTTTTGGCTCTTTTGGTGGGGCACTTTCTGATGTTCATCCTGCAAAGCTTGCTGCTACTGTTATTGAAAAACTGTTTGATGTTACAGGTATTCCTAAAGATGCTGTGGATGAAGTAATTTTAGGCCAGGTTTTGATGGGAGGATTTGGACAGGCACCTACCAGACAGGCGATGAGGTATGCCGGCATTCCGGACAAGGCGCATGCTATGACAATAAATAAGGTGTGCGGTAGCGGTTTGAAGTCTTTGATGCTCGGAGCACAATCCGTCATGGTTGGAGATTCCGATATTGTGATTGCAGGTGGGATGGAGAGTATGTCTATGAGCCCCTATGCACTTCATAAGGCAAGATACGGTTACAGGATGGGGAATGGGGAGATTGTGGATTTGATGATTTATGATGCTTTGTTAGATCCTTATTCAGGCAGGCATATGGGGATGTTGACTGAGGAGACTATCAAAAAAGAGGGCCTCACAAGGGATGAACAAGACGACTATGCAGAAAGATCATATAAACTTTCTCAAAAAGCGATAAATGAAGGGATATTTAAGGATGAAATTGTTCCTGTTGTAAAAGTTACAAAGAAAGGGGAAGTGATTGTAGATACTGATGAAGAACCTTTCCGTGTAAAATTTGAAAAGCTGCGTCAGCTTAAACCGGTTTTTGCAAAAGATGGAACGATTACTGCAGCTAATGCTTCCACGATTAATGATGGTGCAGCATGTTTAATTCTTGCAAGCGAAGATGCTCTTAAAAAGTACAATTTAAAGCCAATAGGCAAGCTTATAGCTTATGCCACAAACAGTATTCATCCTGATGAGTTTTCTCTGGCGCCGGTGGGTGCAATTAAAAAGGTTTGTGAAAAAGCTGGGTTGAAAATTGAAGATATTGATCTTTTTGAGATAAATGAAGCCTTTGCTGCTGTTGTTCTTTTTGCTGTGAAGAATTTAAATTTGCCTCTTGAAAAAGTGAATGTAAACGGGGGTGCAGTTTCCATAGGGCATCCTGTAGGTGCAAGTGGTGGTAGGCTAGCTGTTACCCTTTTAAAAGAGATGCATAGAAGAGGTTCAAAATACGGGCTTGCCACTCTTTGCATAGGTGGTGGTGAAGCTGTAAGTGCAATTTTTGAGAGGGTGTAAGATGAAGGTGGCAGTTATCGGTGCAGGACAGATGGGTTCAGGCATAACCCATGTTTTAGCTCAGCATGGATTTAAAGTAGGCCTTTATGATATAAGTCAATCTCAGCTTGAAAGAGCTTTTCTGGTTATTAGGAAAAATATGGAAAGACAGGCTAAAAAAGGGCTTTTTGAGGAATCAAGGATTGAAGAATTCTTATCAAACATTGAAACAGTAAATCAGCTTGAGTTACTGGAAGATGCTGATTTTTTTATAGAGGCTGCTACTGAGAATGAAGATATAAAATTTGAGCTTTTTAGAAAACTGGATAATCTGGCAAAGCCTGAAGCTATTCTCGCAACTAATACGTCATCAATATCAATTACAAAGATAGCTGCTGTGACTAACAGACCAGATAAAGTTATTGGGATGCACTTTATGAATCCTGTGCCTGTAATGAAATTGGTTGAGATTATTAGAGGGCTTGCCACAAGTGATGAGACTTTTGAAAAGACTGTGGAGCTTGCTAGAAGTCTAGGGAAAGAAACTGCCATAGCTTCTGACTATGCTGGCTTTATCGTTAACAGAATTTTGATACCAATGATAAATGAGGCAATTTTTGCACATTTTGAAGGTGTGGCATCTATCCAAGATATAGATAAAGCAATGAAGCTTGGTACAAACCAACCAATGGGGCCCTTTGAATTAGCAGATTTTATAGGGCTTGATACCGTTCTGGCAATTATGGAAGTGCTCTACAATGAATTCAAGTATGACAAATACAGACCTTGTCCATTACTTGTAAATATGGTTAGAGCTGGATATTTGGGGAGAAAAGTAGGTAAAGGTTTTTATGATTATCAATAAATCTGGGAGGTAATTATGGAGTATAAAAATATTGTATTAAAGATAGAAGACAACATAGCTCTTTTAACTGTGAACAGACCTAAGGCACTTAATGCGTTGAATAGTGAAGTGTTGAGTGAGCTAGAATGTGCTCTTTATGAGATTGAAAATAATGATGATGTAAAGTGTGTGATAATAACTGGTGATGGTGAAAAAGCTTTTGTGGCAGGTGCTGATATAAAAGAGATGCTGGGTATGGATGCTATTGCAGCTGCTGAGTTTGCTAAAAAAGGGCACAGTATTATCAGATTCATTAGAAAAATGAAGAAGCCTGTTATAGCTGCTGTAAATGGTTATGCCCTTGGTGGTGGTTTTGAATTGGCTTTAGCCTGCGATATAATTTATGCATCAGAAAATGCAAAGTTAGGATTCCCTGAGGTAACACTTGGAATTATGCCGGGTTTTGGGGGGACTCAGAATCTTGTAAGGATTTGTGGCGAAAAGATTGCCAATGAACTCATTTTTACAGGTCAGATGATTTCTGCGGTAAGAGCAAAAGAGATAAATGTGGTTTGTGAAGTATTAAAGGATAAAGAATCTTTAATGGATAGGGCTTTTGAAACAGCTAAAAAGATTGCTTCAAATTCCCCTAAAGGGGTGGCTTTTGCAAAGAGTGCTATCTTAACCGGTGTAAATATGAATTTATCCGAAGCTTTAGATTATGAAAGCACTCTTTTTGGACTGTTGTTTAACACTGAGGATCAAAAAGAGGGGATGAGTGCATTTGTAGAAAAAAGAAAAGCGAAATTTAAAGGAAAATAAAATTAGGGAGGAATGATCATGAATTTTGAATTAACTCAAGACCACAAGGTATTGCAGGACACTTTGCGGGATTTTGTAAACAATGAGATAAAACCGATTGCTGCAGATATTGATAAAAACCATGAGATACCAGCAGATCTTGTGAAAAAGATTGCAGAGATGGGTTTTCTTGGCACCTATATTCCGGAGGAGTATGGTGGAGCTGGCCTTGATTATTTTTCATACATTATGACTGTAGAAGAGGTATCTAAAGCATGTGCTTCTACGGGGGTTATGATTTCTGCCCATACATCTTTGGCATGTGATCCTATTTTGCAATTTGGGACAGAGGAGCAAAAGAAAAAGTATTTACCACCCCTTACTACTGGTGAAAAAATAGGATGTATACTGCTCACTGAGCCGGAAGCTGGTAGCGATGTTGCAAATATTTCCACTACTTACAGGGAAGAAGGTGATTATTATGTAATTAATGGCTCTAAGATTTTTATTACAAATGGTGCTTTTAGAGGTATTGGTGTACTTTTTGCAACAAAGGATAAGGAATTAAAACATAAAGGTTTATCAGCTTTTATTATTGACTTGACCAGTGAAGGTGTTGAAATTCTGAAAAATGAAGAAAAGCTTGGGATTAGAGGAAGTTATACCACCGCGTTTGCTCTTGATAATGTAAAAATACCAAAGGAAAATCTTCTTGGTAAAGAGGGGGATGGCTTCAAAATTGCAATGGAGACATTGAACGGTGGTAGAATCGGTATTGCTGCACAGGCGTTAGGTATAGCTGAAGGTGCTTTTGAAAGGTGTATTGCTTATGTTCAGGAAAGAAAACAGTTTGGCAAACCTCTTGCAGCTTTTCAAGCAATACAGTTTAAGCTTGCAGATATGGCAACAAGAATAGAAGCAAGCAAACTTATAACTTACAAGGCGGCATGGCTCAAAGATATGAAAAAAACCAACGCCATTGAATCGGCAATGGCAAAGATGTATGCCTCTGAAACAGCAACTTATGTGACAAAAGAGGCTATCCAAATTCATGGTGGATACGGATATATTTGTGAATATGAAATTGAAAGAATGTTTAGAGATGCAAAAATCACTGAAATTTATGAAGGGACAAACGAAGTTCAGAGGATTGTAATTTCAAAGATGTTGTTGAAGTAAGTGTGGTTTGGGGTTTCAAAATGGATTGCTTCGTCCGCCTTAGCCCGTTGTCAGGTAAGCATGGGCGGAGAAGCAATCTATTTCAAGACCTAAAAATGGAGAAAAACATAGAATAATCAAGGCAAAGAGGTGATATGGTGATGGAAGCGACAAGAGAAATTTATTGGAATGTGGGACACGGTGTACTTATACCGATGTATTTATTTGCGATTATTGCCATAGGGATTCTTGTATACGGTTTTAAAAAGCGTTTGGAAATTTATAAGATAGGAAAACCATTGAATCGTTTTGATAATAGAGACGAAAGAGTTAGGTTATTACTTACAAATGTACTTGGGCAAACAAAAGTATTGAGAGTGGCAGGTCCAGGTACTGCCCATGCACTTTTTTTCTGGGGTTTTTTAATTTTAACCATAGGTACTACACTTGTATTTTTACAGGCGGATATTTTACATCCTCTTTTCGGTGTCAAATTCTTAAAAGGTCTTTTTTATAAACTGTTTTCTATTACTCTCGATATTGCAGGACTTGTTGCCATATTGATGATGATTGGATTTTTTATCAGAAGATTTTTTGTTAAACCTGAAGGGCTTGAAACGGTCAAAGATGATTATATTATGCACGGGCTTCTTTTTGCCATTTTGGTAACAGGGTTTTTTGTAGAAGGTGCCAGAATGGCTGCCACAGAATTGAAAAATAATATTTCCCTAGCGTATTGGTCCCCTGTAGGTTTTTTTGTTGCAAATATATTGAGAGGGATGAGTGAATCATCCCTTCTTGCCCTTCATAAAGGATTATGGTGGGTACATCTATTTCTTGCTTTCGGTTTTATAGCGTCAATTCCGTTTATAAAGTTTAGGCATATTTTTACCACATCTGCCAATTATTTTTTCACAGATTTAAGACAAAAGGGGAGTATCGATACCATTGATATTGAAAATGAAGAAGCTGAAAGTTTCGGTGTTAGCAAAGTTAATGAGTTTACATGGAAGGATATTTTTGATGCCGATGCTTGTACAAGATGTAAAAGGTGTCAGGATAGATGTCCGGCTTACAATACTGATAAACCATTAAGTCCTATGAAACTCATCTTGGATATAGGTGAAGCCGCTGGTAGCGGAGCTGAAACCAATGTGATTGAAAAGGTTACAAAAGATGTTATTTGGGCATGTACCACTTGTAGAGCATGTCAAGAAATATGCCCTGCAAACAATGAGCATGTTAATAAGATTTTAGAAATGAGAAGAAATCTTGTGCTGATGGAAGGGGAATTCCCTGGTGAAGAAGTAATGATGGCAATGGACAATGTAGAAGTTAACGGTAATCCAATGGGTATGGGTTTTGCCACAAGAGGGGATTGGGCTAAAGACCTTGATGTGAAAATTATGAGTGAAGATAGTGATGTGGATATTCTTTATTTTGTGGGTTGCTATGCTTCTTTTGACAAGAGGAATCAACAAGTGGCAAAGAGTTTTATTAAACTTTGTAATGCTGCCGGTGTCAAAGTAGGAATTCTTGGCAAAGAGGAAAAATGCTGTGGTGAGCCTGTAAGAAAGATGGGTAATGAGTATCTTTACCAAATGGTTGCTATGGAAAATATTGAGGTGATTAAAGGTTACAATGTGAAGAAGGTTGTGACGACCTGTCCTCACTGTTTTAATACACTGGCTAGAGATTATAAAGATTTGGGATTTGATATAGAAGTGGAGCACTATACCACATTTTTATGGAAACTTATCAATGATAGAAAGTTACAGATAAAAGAGTTGCCTTTTGAGTGTACTTATCATGATTCATGCTACATCGGAAGATACATGGATATTTTTGAAGAGCCAAGGGATGTATTAAAGGTAGCTGGTGCTAATGTAAAAGAGATGAGCAAGAACAGATATGAGAGTTTCTGCTGTGGTGCCGGTGGCGGTAGAATAATTGCTGAAGAGAATATTGGTGAAAAGATAAGTGTAAAAAGGGTTAAGATGGCTGAAGAGACTGGAGCAGATATGCTGGTATCAAACTGTCCTTTCTGTCTTACTATGTTTGAGGATGGATTAAAAATGGCTGAGCTTGATGAAAAGATAAAAGCAAAAGATTTGGCTGAGATATTAGTAGAAAGATTGGAAAATCAAGAATAATTAAAAGTTAGTGCTGTTTAAATGTATATTATTAAAGAAATAAATAAAAAACACAGAACAAAAACATTTTTCTCATTTTCGTGGTACGTCCAGTGCCACTGCGAGGCAGGTTTCTCAAAAATCGCCGTCCATGGCGATTTTTTGGAAACCTGAACCCGAAAAATGTTTTTGTTCTGTAATTATGAAAGGTAGTTAGTAAATTTGGGAATAATATCAGTAAATAGAAGGAGGTAAGGATGAAAATTCTTGTTTGTATTAAACAGGTTCCTGATATGGAATCAAAGTTTAAGGTAAATAGTGAAGGGACATGGTATGACGAGACAGACCTTGCATACCGTATGAATGAATATGATGAATATGCTGTGGAACAGGCTGTAAGATTGAAAGAGCAGGTAGGAGATGCTGATATTACAGTACTTTCCATTGGACCTGAAAGGGTAAAAGAGGCTATTAAAAAGGCACTTGCAATGGGATGTGATAGAGGTGTTCATCTGAAAGATGATGAAGAATATAAGAAAGATCCTTATCAGAAAGCTCAAGCAGTTTATGAATTTGCAAAAGACAAAGGGTTTGATATTATCTTTACAGGTATGCAGTCTCAAGATAGAGGAAGCGGTCAGTTTGGTGTATTATTAGCCGAAATGCTTGGAATCCCTGCCGTTACTACCATTGTTGGTTTTGAGTATGCTGATGGTGTAGTTACTGTGAAAAGAGAGCTTGAAGGTGGTAAAAAGGCAGTTGTAAAAGTAAAACTTCCCGCACTTTTCACATGCCAACTTGGTTTAAACGAACCAAGATATCCAACATTGCCAAATATTATGAAAGCAAAAAGAAAAGAGTTACTTACACATGATATTTCTGAATTTTTAAAGGAGAGCAATCTTGTTGAAACTGTTAAGGTTGACTATCCTGAGAAAAAAGGTGGAGCTCTTATACTTGAAGGTGATATTGCTGATCTTGTTGAAAAAACAGTTCAAATTTTAAAAGAAAAGACATCAGTGTTATAAGGGAGGGATGAAATGAAAGTATTGTTAGTTGCAGAATATAGAGAAAAACAACTTCTTGAGACTACATACGAATTGGCAACATTTGCAGATAAACTGGGTGCAGAGAAGATTTGGTTTGCTGTTGGATACAAAGATAATTTACCAAAGGTTGCTGGGAAACTTTATTTTGCTGATGCAGAAAAACATGGTGAATTTAATCCTGATGTTCATAAAAAACTTATTTTACAAGTGGTAGAGAAAGAAAACCCTGATTATATCGTATTTGTTCACTCTTCTTACGGATGGGATTTGGCTCCGAGAATAGCTGCAGCATTGAAAATAGGTCAAGTATCAGAAGTGATAGAGGTTGTTGATGGACAGTTTGTGGTACCAAGCTGCAATGCAAAGTTGAGAAGATTTGTAAAGCCTGCCACTGATAAAGGGGTAATAACAATTCAGGCCGGTGCTT encodes:
- a CDS encoding acyl-CoA dehydrogenase: MNFELTQDHKVLQDTLRDFVNNEIKPIAADIDKNHEIPADLVKKIAEMGFLGTYIPEEYGGAGLDYFSYIMTVEEVSKACASTGVMISAHTSLACDPILQFGTEEQKKKYLPPLTTGEKIGCILLTEPEAGSDVANISTTYREEGDYYVINGSKIFITNGAFRGIGVLFATKDKELKHKGLSAFIIDLTSEGVEILKNEEKLGIRGSYTTAFALDNVKIPKENLLGKEGDGFKIAMETLNGGRIGIAAQALGIAEGAFERCIAYVQERKQFGKPLAAFQAIQFKLADMATRIEASKLITYKAAWLKDMKKTNAIESAMAKMYASETATYVTKEAIQIHGGYGYICEYEIERMFRDAKITEIYEGTNEVQRIVISKMLLK
- a CDS encoding heterodisulfide reductase-related iron-sulfur binding cluster, with product MEATREIYWNVGHGVLIPMYLFAIIAIGILVYGFKKRLEIYKIGKPLNRFDNRDERVRLLLTNVLGQTKVLRVAGPGTAHALFFWGFLILTIGTTLVFLQADILHPLFGVKFLKGLFYKLFSITLDIAGLVAILMMIGFFIRRFFVKPEGLETVKDDYIMHGLLFAILVTGFFVEGARMAATELKNNISLAYWSPVGFFVANILRGMSESSLLALHKGLWWVHLFLAFGFIASIPFIKFRHIFTTSANYFFTDLRQKGSIDTIDIENEEAESFGVSKVNEFTWKDIFDADACTRCKRCQDRCPAYNTDKPLSPMKLILDIGEAAGSGAETNVIEKVTKDVIWACTTCRACQEICPANNEHVNKILEMRRNLVLMEGEFPGEEVMMAMDNVEVNGNPMGMGFATRGDWAKDLDVKIMSEDSDVDILYFVGCYASFDKRNQQVAKSFIKLCNAAGVKVGILGKEEKCCGEPVRKMGNEYLYQMVAMENIEVIKGYNVKKVVTTCPHCFNTLARDYKDLGFDIEVEHYTTFLWKLINDRKLQIKELPFECTYHDSCYIGRYMDIFEEPRDVLKVAGANVKEMSKNRYESFCCGAGGGRIIAEENIGEKISVKRVKMAEETGADMLVSNCPFCLTMFEDGLKMAELDEKIKAKDLAEILVERLENQE
- a CDS encoding electron transfer flavoprotein subunit beta/FixA family protein, whose amino-acid sequence is MKILVCIKQVPDMESKFKVNSEGTWYDETDLAYRMNEYDEYAVEQAVRLKEQVGDADITVLSIGPERVKEAIKKALAMGCDRGVHLKDDEEYKKDPYQKAQAVYEFAKDKGFDIIFTGMQSQDRGSGQFGVLLAEMLGIPAVTTIVGFEYADGVVTVKRELEGGKKAVVKVKLPALFTCQLGLNEPRYPTLPNIMKAKRKELLTHDISEFLKESNLVETVKVDYPEKKGGALILEGDIADLVEKTVQILKEKTSVL